One genomic segment of Equus przewalskii isolate Varuska chromosome 13, EquPr2, whole genome shotgun sequence includes these proteins:
- the ANKRD34B gene encoding ankyrin repeat domain-containing protein 34B, with protein sequence MDEGVELSSDGNSLIKAVHQSRLRLTRLLLEGGAYINESNDRGETPLMIACKTKHVDPQGVSKAKMVKYLLENNADPNIQDKSGKTALMHACLEKAGPEVVSLLVKSGADLSLQDHSSSSALVYAINSEDRETLKVLLSACRAKGKEVIIITTAKSPSGRHTTRQYLNMPPADTDRSPAPAACATPSEIDIKTASSPLSPSPETETTLFGFKDLEPSGSSDDALDPGSPVRKPAMAPNGPKLPQAPPWIKSPPSLMHQHRVASLQEELQDITPEEELSYKTNGLALSKRFITRHESIDIKDTAHLLRAFDRASSRKMSHDEINYQSLFSEGNQQCIEIPVDQDPDSNQTIFASTLRSIVQKRNSGANHYSSDSQLSSGLTPATLEDGKAFIGKKKILSPSSSLLSGSKELMENIPPGPLSRRNHAILERRGSGAFPLDHSIPGTRPGFLPPLNVNLHPPVSDINVSNKISSLLSCGQKVLMPTVPIFPKEFKSKKMLLRRQSLQTEQIKQLVNF encoded by the coding sequence ATGGATGAAGGTGTAGAATTGTCAAGTGATGGAAATTCTCTGATCAAAGCTGTGCATCAGAGCCGGCTTCGCCTCACAAGACTCTTGCTGGAAGGCGGCGCCTACATCAACGAGAGCAATGACCGCGGGGAAACACCCCTAATGATCGCTTGTAAGACCAAACACGTTGATCCCCAGGGTGTCAGTAAAGCCAAAATGGTTAAATACCTGTTAGAAAACAATGCTGATCCGAACATACAGGACAAGTCTGGGAAAACTGCTCTGATGCACGCTTGCTTAGAAAAAGCCGGTCCTGAAGTTGTGTCTCTGCTCGTGAAGAGCGGGGCTGACCTCAGCTTGCAAGACCATTCTAGTTCCTCGGCCCTCGTTTATGCTATAAATTCAGAAGATAGAGAGACCCTGAAAGTTCTGCTTAGTGCTTGCAGGGCAAAAGGGAAAGAGGTCATTATCATAACAACAGCAAAATCGCCTTCTGGCAGGCACACGACCAGACAGTACTTAAACATGCCTCCTGCGGATACAGACAGGAGTCCTGCACCAGCCGCCTGTGCCACTCCTTCAGAAATAGACATCAAAACTGCCTCGTCGCCACTTTCACCTTCTCCTGAAACCGAAACGACACTTTTTGGCTTTAAAGACCTGGAGCCCTCAGGAAGCAGTGATGATGCACTGGACCCAGGCTCCCCTGTGAGGAAGCCTGCCATGGCTCCTAATGGGCCCAAGCTACCCCAGGCTCCACCCTGGATCAAGAGTCCCCCCTCATTAATGCACCAGCACAGAGTGGCCTCTTTGCAAGAGGAACTCCAGGATATCACTCCAGAGGAAGAATTATCCTACAAAACCAATGGGCTGGCACTTTCCAAGCGATTCATCACTAGGCACGAAAGCATTGATATAAAAGACACTGCACATTTGCTAAGAGCCTTTGATCGGGCCAGCTCAAGGAAGATGTCACATGATGAGATAAATTACCAGTCCCTTTTTTCAGAAGGAAATCAGCAATGCATTGAAATCCCTGTTGACCAGGACCCAGACTCTAACCAGACAATATTTGCTTCCACCCTAAGAAGTATAGTTCAGAAAAGAAACTCAGGGGCAAATCACTACAGCTCTGATTCCCAGCTCTCCTCTGGCCTAACCCCTGCAACCTTAGAAGACGGCAAAGCatttataggaaagaaaaagatcctCTCCCCATCTTCTTCCTTGTTGTCAGGGTCCAAGGAATTGATGGAGAATATTCCCCCCGGTCCCCTGAGCAGGAGAAATCACGCAATTTTAGAAAGGCGTGGTTCTGGAGCTTTCCCTTTAGATCACAGCATTCCCGGAACCAGACCAGGATTTCTGCCCCCCTTAAATGTGAATCTGCACCCTCCCGTCTCGGACATCAACGTCAGCAACAAGATTTCCAGCCTTCTTTCTTGTGGCCAAAAAGTGCTTATGCCAACAGTTCCTATTTTCCCTAAagaattcaaaagtaaaaaaatgttgTTAAGGAGACAGTCATTGCAAACAGAACAAATTAAGCAATTAGTAAACTTTTAA